Proteins co-encoded in one Streptomyces roseochromogenus subsp. oscitans DS 12.976 genomic window:
- a CDS encoding sigma 54 modulation/S30EA ribosomal C-terminal domain-containing protein, which produces MKRSAPQQAPEIQVETQGEMPPGVIEYAQEKVRALTSRTREPVPFARVKLTHMANPAIERPAIAQANLDVNGRPARAHVAAATVTEAVDLLQDRLVARLERLEQHWEARRGKTPVPGLHEWRHGSEPTHRLDYFPRPAEERQVVRHKSYSLAWESPDEAAFELETMDYDFHLFTDIGTGEDSVLYRSGPTGYRLAQVRPHPELVGPAAVPLTLSELPAPRMKVAEAKEQDAPGRWHAQKGRSGTSGGLSGSSVPAARGSCGGQARLVGRAHPGVGRAAARQPERVLVRRHPGRGGAWRRQPTRE; this is translated from the coding sequence ATGAAGCGATCGGCACCACAGCAGGCTCCCGAGATCCAGGTGGAGACACAGGGGGAGATGCCGCCAGGAGTCATCGAGTACGCACAGGAGAAGGTAAGGGCGCTCACCAGCCGGACGCGGGAGCCGGTTCCGTTCGCCCGCGTCAAACTGACCCACATGGCCAACCCCGCCATCGAGCGGCCGGCGATCGCCCAGGCCAATCTGGACGTCAATGGGCGTCCGGCTCGTGCGCACGTGGCCGCCGCGACTGTGACCGAGGCCGTCGACCTGCTGCAGGACCGGCTCGTCGCACGGCTGGAACGCCTCGAACAGCACTGGGAGGCCCGGCGCGGCAAGACGCCCGTGCCGGGCCTGCATGAGTGGCGTCACGGCAGCGAGCCCACCCACCGCCTCGACTACTTCCCGCGCCCGGCCGAGGAGCGGCAGGTCGTGCGGCACAAGTCCTACTCGCTGGCCTGGGAGTCGCCCGACGAGGCGGCCTTCGAGCTGGAGACGATGGACTACGACTTCCACCTCTTCACCGACATCGGCACCGGAGAGGACAGCGTGCTGTACCGGTCGGGCCCGACGGGCTACCGCCTCGCCCAGGTGCGCCCACACCCCGAGCTGGTCGGCCCTGCGGCCGTGCCGCTGACCTTGAGCGAGCTTCCTGCTCCCCGGATGAAGGTGGCCGAGGCGAAGGAGCAGGATGCCCCCGGGAGGTGGCACGCGCAGAAGGGCCGTTCGGGTACCTCCGGCGGGCTGTCGGGCTCGTCGGTGCCAGCCGCCCGCGGCTCCTGCGGTGGGCAAGCGCGGCTCGTCGGGCGGGCGCATCCTGGAGTTGGAAGAGCCGCGGCGCGCCAACCGGAACGTGTCTTGGTACGGCGGCATCCCGGGCGTGGTGGCGCGTGGCGCCGGCAGCCCACTCGGGAGTGA